One Psychrosphaera aestuarii DNA window includes the following coding sequences:
- a CDS encoding carboxymuconolactone decarboxylase family protein has product MTQLTIQTLESAPAESKPLLQKSIDAYGMLPNLHGVLASAPSTLDAYQQMHELFVNTSFDAEELTVVWQGINVEHGCTYCVPAHTGIAHSMKVDQQLIDALRNEQPLPSAKLQALLDMTLEIVRERGRVSEKSLNAFYEAGYGERQVLEIILGVSQKVISNYTNHIANTPVDKPFEQFAWQKKAQ; this is encoded by the coding sequence ATGACACAATTAACAATACAAACTCTTGAGTCTGCGCCTGCTGAAAGTAAACCGTTACTTCAAAAGTCTATAGATGCGTACGGCATGCTACCAAACCTACACGGCGTATTAGCCAGCGCACCTAGTACCTTAGATGCGTACCAACAAATGCATGAGTTGTTTGTAAACACGTCATTTGACGCCGAAGAATTAACCGTTGTTTGGCAGGGTATTAATGTTGAGCACGGCTGTACTTATTGTGTTCCGGCTCACACCGGTATTGCCCACTCAATGAAAGTAGACCAACAACTAATTGACGCTTTACGAAACGAGCAGCCACTACCATCGGCTAAACTGCAAGCGTTATTAGACATGACATTAGAAATTGTCAGAGAACGCGGAAGAGTGTCTGAAAAGTCACTTAATGCGTTTTATGAAGCTGGTTATGGCGAGCGTCAAGTGCTAGAGATCATTTTAGGTGTTTCACAAAAAGTAATTAGTAACTACACCAACCATATTGCAAACACGCCAGTTGACAAGCCATTCGAACAGTTTGCATGGCAGAAAAAAGCTCAATAA
- a CDS encoding prohibitin family protein, translating into MTNPTKKSTSGKNLFKSLSLTKVVPGVLALIAIFNSYFIVIEGHVGVVKRFGEAMHQENPGLHFKIPFIETVESIEVRTRKNAEKMASSTKEQMPVTIEVSVNWTVNKEAALDLFKRYGGLTQFEQRILDPRFRSATKDTIPQFEAEQLIQDRATAIQGIERRLTAEMEGFPVIVDNIQIENIVLPTKYINSIEIKQTEKNLAAAEEHKLERQRLEALRAVNTADAKAKGILKVAEAEAQSILLKGKAEAQAIEAKAKALKNNPLIVKLTEAQAWDGKLPSTMMGEGAMPIMDLRNKDGQ; encoded by the coding sequence ATGACTAATCCAACAAAAAAAAGCACAAGCGGTAAGAACTTGTTTAAATCACTTTCATTGACGAAAGTAGTACCAGGGGTATTGGCCTTAATAGCGATATTTAACTCTTATTTTATTGTTATAGAAGGACACGTGGGCGTTGTTAAACGCTTTGGTGAAGCCATGCACCAAGAAAATCCGGGGCTCCACTTTAAAATTCCATTTATTGAAACGGTCGAAAGCATTGAAGTAAGAACACGCAAAAACGCCGAAAAAATGGCTTCGAGTACAAAAGAGCAAATGCCGGTCACAATTGAAGTATCAGTTAACTGGACCGTAAACAAAGAAGCTGCGCTTGACCTGTTTAAGCGTTACGGTGGTTTAACACAATTTGAACAACGTATTTTAGATCCTCGTTTTCGTTCAGCGACAAAAGATACCATTCCTCAATTTGAAGCAGAGCAGCTAATTCAAGACCGAGCTACAGCCATCCAAGGTATTGAGCGTCGCCTAACGGCTGAAATGGAAGGTTTTCCAGTTATTGTTGATAATATTCAAATAGAAAATATCGTGTTGCCAACTAAGTACATTAATTCGATAGAAATTAAGCAAACTGAAAAGAACTTAGCGGCCGCAGAAGAGCACAAGCTTGAGCGACAACGTCTAGAAGCGTTACGTGCAGTAAATACCGCAGACGCTAAAGCAAAAGGCATTTTAAAAGTCGCAGAAGCCGAAGCACAATCAATTTTACTGAAAGGTAAAGCCGAAGCTCAAGCGATTGAAGCAAAAGCAAAAGCCCTAAAAAACAACCCGCTAATTGTTAAGTTAACCGAAGCCCAAGCCTGGGACGGAAAACTACCTTCTACTATGATGGGCGAGGGCGCTATGCCAATTATGGATTTAAGAAACAAAGACGGACAATAA
- a CDS encoding alpha-2-macroglobulin family protein, translating into MPRLTSVALAFLTILIVSCTTEVSLNEKVEPANKDENLLVTGITFNTHSNIENNEKDNNNVTQILISFNKKIAIPGSVPANSQLRSIITSNISKEQCNWHFVTLTQLSCRLLFPLTPQTEFSVAVKPTFSALGQSLKKEFVANFKTDLPNFKFEPNGKWNDFPSSVSLIESKPYGFFGKISDIKKAEQEELIDKLVQSIRLKTPSGELEPVTVKSHDDSWQKKHSLYFEESEEGKETSAQTGREEGEYELVLPAGSKLSPSSLTIVEDVTLFTFSYRKDLTFLGFYCGSDSYPWTYIPVEVNASGVLPCRPERVVLAFNDVLYENAYGRNSRKIDDLAWLTGGETTNRFVRKFQGRAMHSMNLEGNTQYQLNLEKVVSLNGQKIKSPETINFKTEHATPIWEFDDTAGTVVENRNKNQSGPVLHRKNVELIKYQSRVITSAESLLAFLNETVSDKHFEGTFKSIDAPAGVENSWFKQPVPFLSELNNSSGLVEVTLSGKSAGWDNAILSEKIRKHILQSADFNVSIWRDHNVFVKVSDWSGEAIMNVSVSLVCSTSDSVKRLGKTDKNGSLWLEQEELGNKLSENCWLWVEKEHQKAASRLPEPSNSAISIIKAQAWSTQPVYLPGDTVFINFISRVRTDNGLKPLNSFDDYSVVLKADGRDIEYVLQMEKPTKEGFSSTRFDLSSDLNSDVQLGNYSFYIVHTSSGLEKKIGEFYVGEFTPPEFEFDVENLEVAYKGDAPLVNISARRMNGGRLSNAKATVKYHFSRSYDVPRHWPRGYEFISWQDYDKNDTSSSKSGAIDLEMDSLGQGKATMPRVRSSLPMAKINFNTIVISKSGESQHKSSSARYFSREHYLGTKFNQDTQTLNVVAVDKFGKSVNDLNVLVEVYPRSNEEPAKKDLITFCRLSKLPSSCDLSALDIADTDTVKSYIILLKSDNESVTWYRSINIQPKAKMDAESQLLKFEFESLKAELIAGQRAELILNSDVEGLATFIVQTGTKSTLVYKRLHKGQNKVSFDVTQAWLPYARVYAFLAVGHATIKDKVASLLSAEMGESDADKNMVKNKLNRQRLLNTSIQIETRSNNPEHELNIALLDNTGIPIIDEVKAGEQIKISLTSTFDADAQVWLVNDALLPMLQKQNSSYDFAQDLWRRWGFDRSVQITSLSDNLVFDEATLNPTEKSSVQRRSRVPPPPAKVAGMSASFNIPSIDIQDEKNIDMSQSVFLKSQRLIAGEVTTINVQLPSLIGRWKIMVLSAQNDHVRLDNKVLKTVQDIEYSLQAPKSIYENDQGVLSIEQINKTNSAVTDTITLWLGNEPFKTFVVSLRPDEQSKRVIEMPNLAPGLYQFVLVSKRQSSFATRQTVLVKSSEIDSTKRFILDSTQNKIVVPLEADTQHMILSASPISEVGPDWLGLSNFNKNYTHQCWEQNISRAVLYSNNAYAREMWPEGKAILNKQINSFVNPYASEGLFSYFPNQNPDLFLGMYTYLVLGWLKNTDIDFPFDESVFSKASERLNQTDSIYTMFNTRGSSLNTVKSMLLLAQAENSQIGLQEALIERQNLGTSEPFATVLQALALKKLGADRITYINEIKALSHNSYVDTYQNIFNENSQKCFMAMVYDKTDPEQAALELELLLEQQKSGHFGSTFANAVCSQLFKGKTGIREYQPIDYKVDVSKQSEVGGSILSFDLNAVLEKEGNTSQNNTQNNTQNNTQKNNVALELRYKKKLTDITQHQQGMSLSKEYFVYNTGEWVKLSDPMLVKVGDIVKVEINLSSPVERSQVSVVDSVPAGFEPINPDYGNQFYRDSRDSGWFASNQLEFRNGKAFDYLKTLTTKPMSLVYFNRVRHSGIFNIGPAAAETMYRNDVNANTSSKTIRIEPWKK; encoded by the coding sequence ATGCCTAGACTAACTTCTGTTGCACTTGCGTTTTTAACAATATTAATAGTTTCTTGTACGACAGAAGTTAGCCTCAATGAGAAAGTAGAACCAGCTAATAAAGATGAAAACTTATTGGTGACAGGCATAACTTTCAATACGCATTCAAATATTGAAAATAATGAAAAAGACAATAACAACGTCACACAAATTTTAATTTCGTTTAATAAAAAAATTGCGATTCCTGGCTCCGTTCCAGCAAATAGCCAGCTACGGTCTATTATTACGTCAAACATATCAAAAGAGCAGTGTAATTGGCATTTTGTCACACTAACTCAACTATCATGTAGACTCTTATTCCCACTGACTCCACAAACTGAGTTTTCAGTTGCAGTAAAACCTACTTTTTCAGCACTTGGACAATCGTTAAAAAAAGAGTTTGTAGCGAATTTTAAAACAGACTTGCCAAACTTTAAATTTGAACCAAACGGTAAATGGAATGATTTTCCCTCAAGTGTATCTTTGATTGAAAGTAAGCCGTATGGTTTTTTTGGTAAAATCTCTGATATCAAAAAAGCAGAACAAGAAGAACTTATAGATAAGCTTGTACAGTCTATACGCCTTAAAACACCAAGTGGAGAATTGGAACCCGTCACAGTTAAAAGTCATGATGATTCGTGGCAAAAAAAGCACAGTCTTTATTTTGAAGAGTCAGAAGAAGGAAAGGAAACAAGTGCGCAAACAGGGCGAGAGGAAGGCGAATATGAATTGGTATTACCAGCGGGCTCAAAATTGTCACCGTCGTCATTAACGATTGTTGAAGATGTCACACTTTTTACATTCTCTTATCGGAAAGACCTTACATTTTTAGGCTTTTATTGTGGTTCTGACTCTTATCCTTGGACCTATATACCGGTTGAAGTTAACGCAAGTGGTGTATTACCCTGCCGACCAGAAAGGGTAGTGTTAGCATTTAATGATGTACTCTACGAAAACGCATATGGACGAAACTCAAGAAAAATCGATGATTTAGCATGGCTAACAGGCGGTGAAACAACAAATAGGTTTGTTAGGAAATTCCAAGGGCGTGCAATGCACAGTATGAATCTAGAGGGTAATACACAGTATCAGTTGAATTTAGAAAAAGTCGTATCGCTGAACGGTCAAAAAATCAAAAGCCCTGAAACAATTAATTTCAAAACTGAACATGCAACACCTATTTGGGAGTTCGACGATACCGCCGGAACAGTCGTCGAAAATAGAAACAAAAACCAGTCAGGTCCTGTACTGCATAGAAAAAATGTAGAGCTTATAAAATATCAATCTAGAGTTATTACATCAGCCGAATCGTTACTTGCTTTCCTAAATGAAACGGTTAGTGACAAACACTTTGAGGGAACCTTCAAATCTATTGACGCGCCAGCAGGGGTTGAGAATTCATGGTTTAAGCAACCAGTTCCATTTTTGTCTGAACTAAACAACTCGAGTGGGCTTGTAGAAGTCACTCTTTCAGGAAAGAGTGCTGGCTGGGATAACGCGATTTTAAGTGAAAAGATACGAAAACATATTCTGCAGTCTGCTGACTTTAATGTTTCGATTTGGCGAGATCATAATGTGTTTGTAAAGGTTTCAGATTGGAGCGGCGAGGCCATTATGAATGTATCTGTATCGCTTGTGTGTAGTACGTCGGATTCTGTAAAACGTTTGGGAAAAACAGATAAAAATGGCTCCTTATGGTTAGAACAAGAAGAGTTAGGAAATAAACTATCGGAAAATTGCTGGTTGTGGGTAGAAAAAGAGCATCAAAAAGCCGCCTCACGACTACCAGAGCCAAGCAATAGCGCGATTTCAATAATAAAAGCACAGGCATGGAGTACACAGCCTGTTTATTTACCAGGTGACACTGTTTTTATAAACTTTATTTCTAGAGTTCGCACGGACAATGGACTAAAACCTCTTAATAGCTTTGATGATTATTCTGTTGTTCTAAAGGCTGATGGTCGAGATATTGAATATGTTTTACAAATGGAGAAGCCAACAAAAGAAGGTTTTTCATCGACTCGTTTTGACCTTAGCTCGGATCTTAACTCAGATGTCCAGTTAGGGAATTATTCTTTTTATATCGTGCACACTTCATCAGGGTTAGAGAAAAAGATTGGCGAATTTTATGTTGGTGAGTTTACCCCACCTGAATTTGAGTTTGACGTTGAAAACCTAGAGGTTGCTTATAAAGGTGACGCACCGTTAGTGAATATAAGTGCAAGAAGAATGAACGGTGGCAGACTTTCCAATGCTAAAGCAACGGTTAAATATCATTTTTCTCGAAGTTATGACGTACCCAGACATTGGCCTCGAGGCTATGAGTTTATTTCCTGGCAAGACTATGACAAAAATGACACAAGTTCATCTAAAAGTGGTGCAATAGATTTAGAGATGGACTCTTTAGGCCAAGGTAAAGCGACTATGCCAAGAGTGCGTAGCTCGTTGCCAATGGCGAAGATAAATTTTAATACGATAGTGATTTCTAAGTCAGGGGAGTCGCAACATAAAAGCAGTAGCGCGCGATATTTTTCAAGAGAGCACTATCTTGGAACTAAATTTAACCAAGATACACAAACGCTGAATGTAGTTGCTGTTGATAAGTTTGGAAAAAGCGTCAACGACCTAAACGTATTGGTAGAAGTTTACCCAAGAAGTAATGAAGAACCTGCTAAAAAAGACTTAATAACCTTCTGTCGACTATCAAAATTACCAAGCTCTTGTGATCTAAGCGCATTAGATATAGCCGACACCGACACGGTTAAAAGCTACATAATACTATTGAAAAGTGATAACGAATCTGTGACATGGTATCGCTCTATTAATATTCAACCTAAAGCTAAAATGGATGCGGAAAGCCAATTATTAAAATTTGAATTTGAATCGCTAAAGGCCGAATTAATCGCAGGCCAAAGAGCGGAGTTGATATTAAATTCGGATGTCGAGGGTTTAGCAACGTTTATTGTACAAACAGGCACAAAAAGTACGTTAGTCTATAAAAGGTTACATAAAGGGCAAAACAAAGTTTCCTTCGATGTCACTCAAGCGTGGTTGCCCTATGCTCGGGTCTATGCCTTTTTAGCTGTGGGGCACGCAACAATTAAAGATAAAGTCGCGAGTCTGTTAAGTGCAGAAATGGGCGAATCTGACGCAGATAAAAACATGGTGAAAAACAAGCTAAATCGGCAACGGCTGTTAAATACTTCTATTCAAATTGAAACTCGTAGCAACAATCCAGAGCATGAGTTAAATATAGCGCTGTTAGACAATACTGGCATACCGATTATTGATGAAGTTAAGGCCGGAGAACAAATTAAAATATCTCTTACTTCGACATTCGATGCTGATGCACAAGTTTGGTTAGTCAACGATGCTTTGCTTCCTATGCTCCAAAAGCAAAATTCGAGCTATGATTTTGCTCAAGACTTATGGCGTCGTTGGGGGTTTGATAGGTCAGTACAAATCACTTCATTAAGTGACAACTTGGTGTTCGATGAAGCAACTTTGAACCCGACAGAAAAAAGTAGCGTGCAGAGAAGAAGCCGGGTGCCACCACCTCCAGCCAAAGTCGCTGGTATGTCCGCTTCATTTAATATTCCTAGCATTGATATTCAAGATGAAAAAAATATCGATATGTCTCAGTCAGTATTTTTAAAATCTCAAAGGCTCATTGCGGGTGAAGTAACAACCATAAATGTACAACTGCCAAGTCTAATAGGTCGTTGGAAAATTATGGTACTAAGTGCACAAAATGATCATGTACGCCTTGATAATAAAGTCTTAAAAACCGTACAAGATATAGAATATAGTTTACAAGCGCCGAAAAGTATTTATGAAAATGACCAAGGTGTATTGTCTATAGAGCAGATCAATAAAACCAATTCAGCAGTGACTGACACAATTACTTTATGGCTAGGTAATGAACCATTTAAAACCTTCGTTGTATCTTTACGGCCTGATGAGCAGAGTAAACGTGTTATCGAAATGCCGAACTTAGCGCCGGGTCTCTATCAATTTGTATTGGTTAGCAAGAGGCAAAGCAGCTTTGCAACACGACAAACGGTTTTAGTAAAAAGTAGTGAAATCGACAGTACAAAGCGTTTCATATTAGACAGTACGCAAAACAAAATTGTTGTACCGTTAGAAGCTGACACTCAACACATGATATTGTCGGCGTCGCCAATCTCAGAAGTTGGCCCAGATTGGTTAGGGCTATCAAACTTCAATAAAAATTATACCCATCAATGTTGGGAGCAAAACATTTCTCGTGCGGTTTTATATAGCAACAACGCTTACGCTAGAGAAATGTGGCCAGAAGGTAAAGCTATTTTGAATAAGCAGATCAATAGCTTCGTCAACCCTTATGCCTCAGAAGGCTTGTTTTCCTATTTCCCTAATCAAAACCCAGATCTGTTTTTAGGCATGTACACTTATTTAGTTTTGGGGTGGTTAAAAAACACCGATATTGATTTTCCGTTTGATGAGTCTGTATTTTCTAAAGCGTCGGAACGACTTAATCAGACTGATTCTATTTACACCATGTTTAATACGAGAGGCAGTTCCCTAAACACGGTAAAGAGTATGTTGCTATTGGCACAAGCTGAAAATAGCCAAATAGGTCTTCAAGAAGCATTAATAGAAAGGCAGAACTTGGGCACATCGGAACCTTTTGCAACGGTTCTTCAAGCGTTGGCGCTCAAAAAGTTAGGTGCAGATAGGATTACTTATATAAATGAAATAAAAGCGCTTAGTCACAATAGTTACGTTGATACATATCAGAATATTTTTAATGAAAATAGTCAGAAGTGTTTTATGGCTATGGTTTACGACAAGACAGATCCTGAGCAGGCTGCATTGGAGTTAGAACTTCTATTGGAGCAACAAAAAAGTGGACACTTTGGCTCTACATTTGCGAATGCTGTGTGTAGTCAGTTATTCAAAGGTAAAACCGGAATTAGAGAGTATCAGCCGATAGATTATAAAGTGGATGTATCAAAACAGAGCGAAGTAGGTGGTAGTATATTAAGTTTTGATCTCAACGCGGTTCTGGAAAAAGAAGGTAACACTTCTCAGAACAATACTCAGAACAACACTCAGAACAACACTCAGAAAAACAATGTTGCTTTGGAGTTGCGCTATAAAAAGAAACTAACAGACATAACTCAACATCAGCAAGGGATGAGTTTATCTAAAGAATATTTTGTTTATAACACCGGTGAGTGGGTAAAACTCTCTGATCCTATGTTGGTCAAGGTTGGCGATATTGTAAAGGTCGAAATAAACCTTAGCTCTCCCGTTGAACGCTCGCAAGTTTCTGTGGTTGATAGCGTACCGGCAGGATTTGAGCCAATAAACCCAGACTATGGTAATCAGTTTTATCGTGATAGCCGAGATTCTGGCTGGTTTGCATCAAATCAATTAGAGTTTAGGAATGGTAAGGCTTTTGATTACTTGAAAACGCTAACGACTAAGCCTATGTCATTAGTATATTTTAATAGAGTACGCCATTCAGGGATCTTTAACATAGGCCCAGCAGCTGCGGAAACTATGTACCGTAATGATGTTAATGCAAACACTTCTAGTAAAACCATAAGAATAGAACCATGGAAAAAGTAG
- a CDS encoding DUF3307 domain-containing protein produces MDLFAFLLLAHFIGDFYLQPKAWVDCRNTNHVSSKGLYKHTVIHLALSILAAIVSDVSIFTALLVGLIIATTHFLTDLCKSHLPATLTTFLIDQLIHILVILCVGLVISDVTFEQLSRTFGDLLTTSNVIFATAYLLVCKPASVLISLALNKHTQHLAEEAGDKGLEAAGAWIGYLERCLTISFIFMGQFAGIAFLVAAKTIFRFGDLTKNTDMKLTEYMMLGTLLSYAIAIFVGWNAIHLMRVL; encoded by the coding sequence ATGGATTTGTTCGCTTTTTTATTGCTCGCACATTTTATCGGTGACTTTTACTTGCAGCCAAAGGCGTGGGTTGATTGTCGCAATACCAATCATGTTTCCTCAAAAGGCTTGTATAAACACACCGTTATTCACCTAGCACTCAGCATATTGGCGGCGATAGTCAGTGATGTGTCTATATTTACTGCATTGTTAGTTGGCCTTATTATCGCAACGACCCATTTTTTAACTGATCTTTGCAAGTCGCATCTACCGGCAACGTTAACGACATTTTTAATCGACCAGCTAATTCATATCCTGGTCATTTTATGCGTTGGGCTTGTGATATCTGATGTTACTTTTGAGCAACTAAGCCGTACTTTTGGTGACCTACTTACAACCAGCAATGTCATTTTCGCTACGGCGTATTTGTTGGTTTGTAAACCGGCCTCTGTACTCATTAGTTTGGCACTTAATAAACACACTCAACATTTGGCTGAAGAAGCCGGTGATAAAGGCTTAGAAGCAGCAGGTGCATGGATTGGCTACCTTGAGCGATGTTTAACCATTTCATTTATTTTTATGGGTCAGTTTGCCGGTATCGCGTTTTTAGTAGCCGCAAAAACTATATTTCGCTTTGGTGACTTAACAAAAAATACCGATATGAAACTGACGGAATACATGATGCTAGGTACGCTACTTAGCTATGCTATTGCTATTTTTGTTGGTTGGAATGCCATCCACCTTATGCGGGTTTTATAA
- a CDS encoding TetR/AcrR family transcriptional regulator, with protein MTSGRKKSFSELEALEAAMHVFWSKGYVGASLSALTESMGINKPSMYSTFGNKEALFVKSTSYYVEQKMKPHLRFLYEPNIDLIQRLKNYLYSIVAMQCESNHPKGCYLVLCQSELAGGDIPESAAQQLRELDALPQNVLIDLLTTDAQSIKRGLDKNANNIALTLYTVLKGTASMARSGATLAELSCVVDNVLDGVLHQKN; from the coding sequence ATGACAAGCGGACGAAAAAAATCCTTTAGCGAGTTAGAGGCACTTGAAGCCGCAATGCATGTTTTTTGGAGCAAAGGCTATGTTGGAGCGTCTTTGTCTGCATTAACTGAAAGTATGGGTATTAACAAACCAAGTATGTACAGTACGTTTGGCAATAAAGAAGCGCTTTTTGTTAAGTCGACTTCTTATTATGTAGAACAAAAAATGAAGCCCCATTTACGTTTTTTATATGAGCCAAATATTGACCTTATTCAGCGTCTTAAAAATTACCTCTATTCAATTGTCGCTATGCAATGTGAGTCTAATCACCCCAAGGGCTGTTATCTAGTGCTTTGCCAGTCTGAACTCGCTGGTGGCGATATTCCAGAATCGGCGGCGCAGCAGTTACGAGAGTTAGATGCGTTACCCCAAAATGTCTTAATCGACTTGCTAACCACAGATGCACAATCAATCAAGCGAGGTCTAGATAAGAACGCCAATAATATCGCATTGACCTTGTATACCGTGTTAAAAGGCACAGCATCAATGGCTCGTTCAGGCGCAACACTGGCAGAATTATCATGCGTTGTTGATAATGTCCTTGATGGAGTCTTACATCAAAAAAATTAA